TTCAGGATGGTACAGCAGAAATTTGCCCGTTACGGCAACTGGGTGCTGTTCGTCGCCCGTTTCCTGCCCGGCCTGCGCACCCCGATTTTCCTGACTGCCGGCATGTCGCGGCGCATCCCGTTCTGGCGCTTCCTGCTGCTTGACGGCCTTGCCGCGCTGATCAGCGTGCCGATCTGGGTCTACCTCGGCCACTTCGGCGCCAACAACCGTGAATGGCTGATGCAGATGGTGTCGCGCGGCCAGCACGGCCTGTATGCGCTGATGGCGGTCATTGCGGTGGCGCTGTTCGCCGTCTGGTGGCGCAAGCGCAAACGCAAGGCCGACTGCTGACGCGCAAGCGGTACGCCCCGCCGGGGGTGTTACAATCGCGCCTTTGTCGAACTCCGGCCGGCAAGCCGATGCGCCCGTGCGCGTCGCCCGCTTGCCCGCCCCTCGTGACGAAGGACACACCATGAGCCTCAAATGCGGCAT
This genomic interval from Microvirgula aerodenitrificans DSM 15089 contains the following:
- a CDS encoding DedA family protein → MDILQTLIDFFTGYGYAAVFLVLLACGFGVPIPEDVTLVAGGIISGLGYTNEHTMFLVGMAGVLAGDSTMFMIGRLYGPRVRRFKFVRRILTPQRFRMVQQKFARYGNWVLFVARFLPGLRTPIFLTAGMSRRIPFWRFLLLDGLAALISVPIWVYLGHFGANNREWLMQMVSRGQHGLYALMAVIAVALFAVWWRKRKRKADC